The genomic DNA TCAATCAGTGTTATTCCTAAGTTTTTGGCAAAAATTGCAGTTTGCTGGGTCATGTCCCCTGAAATCAATATTTTTATGTCCCTGTCTTTGGCAAGGGTAATGTAGTCGGGGTTTTTAAGTCCGAAACCTGATATTATTCCAATTTGGCCGGTCATTGCCTCGTCATCCGGCTTATTCACGATTCTCACATTATCGAAGCTGCTCAGAATAGTATTTTTTAACTCTAAAAAGCTTTGATTTGATTCACAAACTCTTCCAATGTGAGTGTTAGTGTCAAAATAGTCTATGACCTTTAGATTCAATGCATTTGCCAATGCATCATTTGCCCCGCCTTCAATAATATCCCAGTTTGAATGTATGGTGTATGTTGGTGTCTCTGGGATGAATAGTGGGGGATGGTGTGTAATGATTAGTGTATTGCCATTGTTTTCATCATGCTCCGGCAATAAATCCATATAAATTTTAATTGAGTCAATGCTCTGTTTCATGTCGTAATCTTTTTTAAATCCGATTTCATCCGAGCTTAATGCCAGGGATTTTGGAATTTTATCCTCTATAAACTTGATTATGTCTGTAAGTTTCATTTAAATCATTTCAGATGTTATTCTGTTCAATTCATCATGAATCATTTCATCCAAATTAAACGGTTTTATTGTTGATACTTTAAATGCATTGGCATTGGCAAGTTCAATAAATTTCTTTATGTTCTTTTCCTTAAATATGACTTCCTCATAAAATCCCATTT from uncultured Methanobrevibacter sp. includes the following:
- a CDS encoding Nif3-like dinuclear metal center hexameric protein, which encodes MKLTDIIKFIEDKIPKSLALSSDEIGFKKDYDMKQSIDSIKIYMDLLPEHDENNGNTLIITHHPPLFIPETPTYTIHSNWDIIEGGANDALANALNLKVIDYFDTNTHIGRVCESNQSFLELKNTILSSFDNVRIVNKPDDEAMTGQIGIISGFGLKNPDYITLAKDRDIKILISGDMTQQTAIFAKNLGITLIDLNHHESELPGLYALADVLKELDINMEIINEKPMEKLEFE